From a single Jatrophihabitans sp. genomic region:
- a CDS encoding SigE family RNA polymerase sigma factor — MTQSLTIDIAGLYAAHRLKLVRMAVLLVDDIGSAEDVVHDAFATLHQRQSQVREPAAAIGYLRMTVINNARSVLRKRQTARRHLSLARLQDAEPADSELMLAAAHQEVLAAVRQLPPRQREVLTLRYWADLSEAEIAEALGISRGAVKSNASRGMDKLETMLGDAR; from the coding sequence GTGACGCAATCCCTCACGATCGACATCGCCGGCTTGTACGCCGCGCACCGGCTCAAGCTGGTCCGGATGGCGGTGCTGCTGGTCGATGACATCGGCAGCGCCGAGGACGTGGTGCACGACGCCTTCGCCACGCTGCACCAGCGGCAGTCGCAGGTGCGCGAGCCGGCAGCCGCGATCGGCTACCTGCGGATGACCGTGATCAACAACGCCCGCTCGGTGCTGCGCAAGCGCCAGACCGCCCGGCGCCATCTCAGCCTGGCCCGGCTGCAGGACGCCGAGCCGGCTGACAGCGAGCTGATGCTCGCCGCCGCGCACCAGGAGGTGCTGGCCGCCGTCCGGCAGCTGCCGCCACGCCAGCGCGAGGTGCTCACCCTGCGGTACTGGGCCGACCTGTCCGAGGCCGAGATCGCCGAGGCGCTGGGCATCTCGCGCGGCGCGGTGAAGTCGAACG
- a CDS encoding phosphoribosylaminoimidazolesuccinocarboxamide synthase, whose translation MPPTPATERSDSGLTHVHSGKVRDLYATDTGHLIMVASDRISAFDHVLPTEIPDKGRILTAMSVWWFEQLADLVDNHLISYDDELIPDAWRGRAMLCVKLDMIAVEAVVRGYLTGGGLLEYQSTGSVCGIALPAGLTDGDRLPEPIFTPAAKAAVGEHDENISFSAVVEQVGEKTAGRLRALSLAIYARARDIAAARGIMLADTKFEFGLHSCTGELMLGDEVLTPDSSRFWPADEWQPGRRQASYDKQYVRDWLSSPDSGWDRHSDQPPPPLPDEVVAATRQRYLDAYERLTGLRFADWLAPAG comes from the coding sequence GTGCCCCCGACACCGGCGACCGAGCGCTCTGACAGCGGGCTTACCCACGTCCACTCGGGCAAGGTGCGCGACCTGTACGCCACCGACACCGGACACCTGATCATGGTCGCCAGCGACCGGATATCGGCCTTCGACCACGTGCTGCCGACCGAGATCCCGGACAAGGGCCGGATCCTGACGGCGATGTCGGTCTGGTGGTTCGAGCAGCTCGCCGACCTGGTCGACAATCACCTGATCAGCTATGACGACGAGCTGATCCCCGATGCCTGGCGCGGCCGGGCGATGCTGTGCGTGAAGCTCGACATGATCGCGGTCGAGGCGGTGGTGCGCGGCTACCTCACCGGCGGCGGCCTGCTGGAGTACCAGTCCACCGGCTCGGTCTGCGGCATCGCGCTGCCGGCCGGGCTGACCGACGGCGACCGGCTACCCGAGCCGATCTTCACCCCGGCCGCCAAGGCCGCAGTGGGCGAGCACGACGAGAACATCAGCTTCAGCGCCGTGGTCGAGCAGGTGGGGGAGAAGACCGCCGGCCGGCTGCGCGCGCTCAGCCTGGCCATCTACGCCAGGGCCCGTGACATCGCGGCGGCCCGCGGCATCATGCTCGCCGACACCAAGTTCGAGTTCGGCCTGCATTCCTGCACCGGTGAGCTGATGCTCGGCGATGAGGTGCTGACCCCGGACTCGTCCCGGTTCTGGCCCGCTGATGAGTGGCAGCCCGGACGCCGGCAAGCCAGCTATGACAAGCAGTACGTCCGGGACTGGCTGAGCTCGCCCGACTCCGGCTGGGATCGGCACTCCGACCAGCCGCCGCCACCGCTGCCCGATGAGGTGGTGGCCGCCACCCGGCAGCGATATCTGGATGCGTACGAGCGGCTCACCGGGTTACGGTTCGCCGACTGGTTGGCTCCGGCCGGGTAG